A stretch of DNA from Scomber scombrus chromosome 9, fScoSco1.1, whole genome shotgun sequence:
ATGCGGTGCTTGACTTTAATATTGCTATCCCTTGAACAAATATCATGACTCAGCTGACAAAACCCTTGAGGACAGTTTCACTGAATCGCATGAGCCAGTTTGTTGCATGTGCAGCGTTGTCATCCATAAAAAAGACTGTTTACAAAACACTCCGCCTAACTCAGTACACGTGCCAACCCTTATACATTCCCCACAGACTCAAATATTGGATAACTAACCCAAGATCACGGTCATGGCAATGTTCCGATCCAGATCTGACACCTCTAGTTTTACTACAAAGGCAGGGAGGTGTAAAATTCCCAAGATCATgagaatgttgttttttgatgaAGATCTACGTGTTTCAGGCCAATGGGAagcaacaacattttatttgatttaccAATATTTGGAGAATGTTTTTGTTGCAAACTTTGTGTTAGTGGTGTAAGTTACCAGCACAccttaaatgaataaaagataCAAAGAGGGGAGTGACTGACAATCAGGCACCAAGGCCCAAGTGTCCTGCTAAAGTTACACACTGCGGGATCGCTCCTGGTGCCTGCTTTGtacacacaatctctctctcacacacacacacacacacacacacacacacacataaacacccaCAGTGATGGCTGCTGCTCTAAAGCTGTTATAGACCATGCTGTCTGTCACTGTGGCACACGTGCGTAAAGCCATCCTTTNNNNNNNNNNNNNNNNNNNNNNNNNNNNNNNNNNNNNNNNNNNNNNNNNNNNNNNNNNNNNNNNNNNNNNNNNNNNNNNNNNNNNNNNNNNNNNNNNNNNNNNNNNNNNNNNNNNNNNNNNNNNNNNNNNNNNNNNNNNNNNNNNNNNNNNNNNNNNNNNNNNNNNNNNNNNNNNNNNNNNNNNNNNNNNNNNNNNNNNNTACCCTGCTGACCTCTGGGGCAACATAATTCAGTGCAAATAGTGAGTCTAAGTTATACGACTCATGAGAAACAGCAGTAGGTCATAGATATTAAACAGACATAAAACTAAACATCCTGTTTTCTGGAGTAAAAATAGTTATCTTTAAAATACCATagataaaataatgaacatgaatgtctgGCATGACTGAGGATGTCTACATTAAGGATGAGAAATCCTCAAACATTCTTCATTTAATTCCCCTAAAATGAATCATCCTGACAAAAGCAGTCAGCCATTTTATCTTTGTGACAGCTCTTCCTTTGCATCAAACCTCTAAATGGGCTGTCTGTGTCTTATGCATTTGATTAGTATCTTGCTAGCCTTAACATGTCACTCTGAACAAATGTAAAGGAGTTGTATCTCTGATCAAGGATCTAAGAATGGAAATTTGTGTCCAAAAAATGTCCGTCCAAAACTCATACGCACACAGCTGTAGTCACGTGGTGCTGAGTCCTGGAACCAATCACCAAAAGttcagaggacaacaggaagtcagGGGTCAGGCCACTGACCTCATGAATTCCTGTTTTTCAGCTACTGCTTTATTCTTTGACTGCCCCTCCTTCCACCCCTCTTCCCATTTTCTTTCCTTGGccctttttctcttcctcacccccatctctccctctgtcatCCTGTACCCCTCTGTCTCCCAGCCATTCCACTTAGCCAACACTGCAGGAcctattttcatctgtttgtctcctcctctccatctgttAGTAGCACTTATGTTTCCCCCTTTTCCCCTTCCTTTGCCATTTCTTAAGCTATCTCCAATGACCTTCTTTCTGCCTTGCTTTCTCCTTATCTGTATCTTTCTTATCCATAAATAACACTCTGCTGGTTTAGTTACTGAAAGTCAAAGTACCCACATTTCCTAGCCTCAGGTTAGATTAAATATTAAGCAGCTCTTCATTTAGCCAAAACCTGTCTAGTAGGACAACAAAGCTCTAAGAGCTTTTTCAACACGTAGAGAGAGGCATCCTGCTGCTAAAGAAAGTgggttttcatttaaaatactgCAGAGCTACGTGACTAAGGAAATCAAGGTTATTACTCTATTGTCAAGAGCCAAAGCACCAAAACAACCATTCACTGTATGAGGTACTATTACAAACTGCATgtgaaaaacatttcttaataTACTTAAGCATCTTCGAAACCACTCTACAGATACTCATACACCTGGTTATCCCACCGTGGCAGCTCACATCCATTCCATACTTGCTCACCCACTTTAGGCCCTCACCTCACTGGCTGAGTTCATAAGGTGCTTCCTGCTTAGTGTCATGTTGAGTGTGTTGTTATGACTCAGCATGGGTGTCTTCATAAATACAAAGTCACTGCGGCTGGATATGGTGGAGTAGCACGGCCTgtaagtgcgtgtgtgtggatCCTGGGGGCCTCCCACAACCTCCATATAGCGTATGGGTCCATCAGTGTTGAGCTGCAGGTGCAGGTCCTTGCTGGGCCTCTGATGGTAGCGACTGGACCTGTGATTATCATAGCAGCAGCAGTCAACGCCACCCAGTCCAGGGCCACGGTGCCTTAGGCAGCGTACCATGAGAATGACAAAGGTGATAAAGGACACAGCCGATACACAGGCCAGAGAGATGATGAGGTACAAAGTGATGTCCGACATCCCAGTACGGTGGTAGAAGGGTGTGTGGTGGGGGCTTATTGGAGCATCATTAGCTGTGGCCTTCTCATCCACAGTTACTGTAATGTTCACAGAAGTGGACTTTGGTGGGTCACCATTGTCCTGGATGATAATCACAATGTCATAAGTggagtcctcctcctcctcagcccaCTTACGGGCTGTGCGGAGCTCACCAGTGTGTGCCCCAATACGGAACATGCCAGCATTTGGTCCAGGGGCAATAGAGTAAAACAACCATGCATTGTGCCCACTGTCTGCATCCACCCCTACAAGTTTATTTACGAGGTACCCGGGGCCGGCAGATGGGGGCACAGTGAGCTGTAATCCTTTATCTTTTGGGTAGGCGGGGTGTACAATCACTGGTGCATTGTCATTCGTGTCcaccacaaacacatgcacagtgatGTTGGTTGTCAGCACAGGCACCCCGGCATCCCGGGCCTGCACCTCGATACGGAAAGCATTAAGCTGTTCATGATCCAGGGAGCGCATGCTGTAGATGTGGCCACTCTCTGGATTAATGTAGACATAAGAAGAGATGGTTGAGCCCTGCACCATGCTGGGAAGGATGGAGTAGGTGATGCGAGCATTATCACCCAGGTCTGGGTCAGTGGCTAAAACAGTGGTGATGGGGGTACTGGGAGCATTGTTCTCTGGGATGTCTACAGAGTATGAAGGCTGAGAGAAGATGGGGGCATTGTCATTCACATCAGCTATCTTCACCACAAAGGTGGTTTGTGATGACAAGGGAGGAGAACCAGCATCAGTGGCCTTGATGACCACTGTGTACTCTGGAACAGTCTCACGGTCCAGTTTGCCAGCAGTGGTGAGGCTGTAATGCATGCCAAAAGCTGAGTTAAGTTTGAATGGTAAACCTTGTTGGACACTTAATGTAACCTTCCCATTCATACCAGAGTCCAGGTCGCGTGCACTTATTAGTGCTATCACAGTCTCTGGTGTTGAATCCTCTTTGATAGGGCTGGTCAGTTTTGTCAGTGTCACCTCTGGTTTGTTGTCATTCACATCAGTGATGTCCACTATAACGTTACATGAGCCCTCCATAGCAGGAGAGCCACCATCTCTGGCCTGCACTGTGATATGATAAGCATTGCCCTTCTCATAATCCACATCACCCTTCACACGGATCTCCCCACTTTTAGGATCCACACTGAAAAGTTTGAGTACACGTTCCGGTGTGTATTTACTAAACAGGAAGGATATTTCTCCGTTATGACCCGAATCCGCGTCAGTCGCGTTCAGTTTCGTTACTAAAGTGCCAAGTGCAACATTTTCTAACAGGCTAACTTTTCTCACTGGCTCGTCAAAGACGGGCACATTGTCATTTACATCCAGAATTTTAATGAGCATGAGTGTGGAGCCAGATTTCTCCGGCTGACCCCCATCTACAGCGGTGAGCAGCAGGCGAAACGAGGCCTGCGTCTCCCTGTCCAAAGCTTTATCCACCACTAACTCTGGAAACTTGCTGCCGTCACTTTTAGTCTCCACATTCAGAGTAAAGAAGTCATTTGCTGCAAGATGGTAAGTGCGTAATGAGTTGGTACCCACGTCTGGGTCGTGTGCGCTCTCCAAGCGGAACCTTGTGCCTGGCACAGCCGCCTCTGATATTTCCAAAGAAATGTTGCTGGTTGAAAACAGCGGTGCATTGTCATTTACATCCAAAATGTCCACTACAACGCGTTGGATTTCTAAAGGATCCTCCAGAAGTATCTCAAGGTGTAATGAACACGTTGCACTTGATTCGCACAATTGTTCTCTGTcaattttttgtttaataaccAAATCGCCGGTCGCCTGCTTTACCTCAAAATATTGCGTATTGGATTCCGAGACCACCCGCAATCTCCTTTGAACAATCCGCTGGATAGTAAGAGTCAAATCTTTTGCGATATTCCCAACGATAGAGCCCGGGCTTAGTTCCTCCGATACGGAATAACTGAGCTGAGCGGACGCACAAGAGAGGCAAGCCAGATAAAAGCACAGCCTCGACAGCTGCCTCCCTCCTCTGGAGCGCTTCCTCTGTCTGGAGTCCATTGTGCTGCGCTCCGAGGATCGGAGAGTGAGAAAGTTTCTAACTTCTTCTTTCACCGTAACGTATTCATACTCACATTAAAACGAGGTTACCGGGCTTGATGATAAACATTTCCGTTTTAAGAATAGAGCAGTGGGAAGTTTTGATGTGATCATGACGCCCGACTTTTAGGAGAAAACGATGACGAAAATCAAAGTATTTTCTGCCTCCACTGAaactctctgctctgtctcctCAGCCTCGCTCCCCTCATGGGCGGGGAGAGGCCACAGAGGCCCTCCCCTCACTGGAGACAGGCTGGAGTAGCTCTGTCACacagcttacacacacacacacagtgaaaactTTTCACTGACTTCCCTTCCACTGACAGACAATAATTAACTTCATTCTCATTTTACAAGTTTGACAGAACAACGCAAACGGAACAAGGGATGCAAACCATCTTAGGGCTATGGAAACATACACTTTCATATGATGAAAGAAATAATTAAAGACATGTACTAGATATTATCTTtaacttttatgtgtttttgcaaTTTCAGTCACGTGCTCATGAGCTCctcaaaacacagacagaaacagccAGCGTGCATTTATAGCAATACTATTTGTATCCGCAGGGGGGCATGATTTCCAAACTGGTTTCCCGCACCCAGTCTGTATCCAAGGAAGGTATAAATGGAGCATATATATTTAGGCCATTCCACAAAAGTTCTTGTAAGCTATAAAACTAACTTGCAGAAGAGAGGATACATGTAATATACTAAATTGAATAGACATATTTCGTCTGAGACCTATAACAGAAATAATACAGTTTATGATCAATAAAAGTGGCTActtaaataaagttgaaaaaaaatagCTATGAAACCGTAATTTCCTTTCACCTAAATATTTAAACTGAagatactgtaaaaaaaataaaatgtgctctGTCACGTTGGCAGTGAACAATAATTACAAACCTGCTGCTCACCATAGGCGATACAAAGCATCAGTTTGTAAACATGTTGTGCTATTTGTTTCCATTCTATAAACAATTTTCCAATGCACCTATAGGCAACAAATTGCCAGTTAGTAGACCTACTATTTCCCCCCCAAACACAACAGGAGAAAAGACAAGATTATGGAGCTTCGGTTTAGCTCGCGTTCAAAATACAATATCACACAATACCTAGTGATTTTCTGCTCACCTGCTGGCTCTCAAAGGTCCAGGTGCTGTCAGGTAAAGAAGCATCAAGAACACTGATCACCTCCTTAAAGTCAGTGGTGCTGCTGGGCTTAATCAAAGTGAAATCACTGTACTCTGACATTGGAGACATACAGGACCTGAAGGACTGACTCTGAGACAACATGTCTCCTCCCAGGACCTCCACGTACTTTATAGGCCCATCAGTGTTGAGCTGAATCTGCAGGTTTCTGTTGGGGTTCTTGTAATTATCACAGTCGCTCCGTGTCATGCAGCAACTACCgctgcttctgctgctcctGATGCATTTAACCGCTAAGATGAGAAAAGTCACCAGAGACAGCACGGACACCGAGGCCAGAGAGAGAATCAAATAAAGGGTGATTCTCCCGGTTTTCTTGCTCGGCTCCATCGTTTTCTGTCGGAGGTCCAAGATGGGCTCATGGAGGCCGTCCTCCAGCAGGATGGACACCGTGACTGTGGCGGACTGAACCGGTTCCCCGTCGTCCTTGACCTCTATAAGCAGCCTCTGAGAGGAGTCGTCCTGCTCGGACACAGCGCGTTTAGTCCTCACCTCCCCTGTGTACTGATTAACTGTGAACAGAGAGGCGTCTGTGGCCTCCGCCAGTTTGTAGGAGATCCAGGCGTTATGGCCCGAGTCAGCGTCCACGGCCGTCACCTTAGTTACCAGGTGACCCGGTTTAGCAGAGCGGGGCATCCTCTGATGAGAAAGGGAGCCCAGGGCAGCGGAGGAGGGGTAAATAACAGCGGGGGCATTGTCGTTCTGGTCCAGGATAAAAACATGGACAGTAGCGTTGCTGCTGAGAGACGGAGAGCCCTGGTCCTTTGCCTGAACCTGAATCGGAAACACCTTCAGTTTCTCATAGTCAAACGAGTGCATGCTGTAGATGCTGCCGTTATCTGAGTTAATGTAAACGTAAGAGGAGACAGAAACGTCCTGCACTTTAGAGTCCAGTATAGAATAGGAAATTTTAGCGTTTTCACCAAAATCCAGGTCAGATGCTGATACTGAGTACAATATAGAGCCTGGTACCCCATTCtcttttaaatacacattatatGAGGGCTGAGTGAATACAGGGGGGTTATCATTCACATCAGATATGCTGACAGGTATACTTTTCTTactggacagaggaggagagcctGAATCAGTGGCTGTTATCTTAATATTATACTCTGAGAACCTCTCCCGGTCTAAATGACCACTGGTAACCAGTGCgtaattattagaaaatgaggGTTTCAGATTAAAAGGAGAACCCTTGGGGAGCTGTAATGTCACTTTACCGTTATCTCCAGAGTCAAGATCTCGCGCACTGATTAAAGCCACTACGGTGCCACTGGGCGAGTCTTCGCGTACTGGCTTCGGCTGAGAAGTGAGGACAATTTCTGGAAAATTATCATTGAAGTCAATAATATCAATTTGTACGCGACAGTGGCCCTCCATTTCAGGGCTGCCTTTATCTTTTGCAGTTACATCAATGTCATATGACTTAGTAGTTTCGTAATCTAACTCCCCTTTAAGAACGATTTCACCGGTTAAGGAGTTAATATCGAAAACTGACAATACATAATCTGTTGTCCGAGTGCCAAATGAGAATTCAATTTCACCATTTAAACCTTCGTCTGCATCTGTTGCTTTGGGCTTGATAATAACAGCCCCCTTTACACTTTTTTCACTCAAGGTGACTTTGTAAacgtttttttcaaacactgGGAAGTTATCATTAATGTCAAGCACACTTATGGTTATTTGTGAGGTTCCGGATCTTGCTGGATTCCCCCCATCTAACGCTGTTAGTAATATTTTGTGAACTGCTTTTTTCTCTCGGTCAAGAGGCTTTTCTAAAACAAGCTCGGGAACGGTCTTTCCACCctctatttcttttattttaagagAACAACACTCATTTTTACTAAGAGTATATGATTTGAGTGAATTGCTTCCAACATCGGGGTCCATTGCGCTCTCCAAAGGAAAGCGTGTGGCAACTGCTGCTGATTCGGCTAATTTCAAAGATAACTGATTTGAAAGGAAACTTGGAGAATTGTCATTAATATCTCGTATTTCAACCTCAATTCGGTGTAACTGTAGTGGGTCCTCAATAACTACTTGCAGAGGTAGAACACAGCTGGCACTTTGTCCACATAAAGCCTCTCTGTCTATTCTGTCATTCACCACCAGCTCGCCCTTCCCCGCATCCACACTGAAATGCTGCTTACCAGCCTCAGAGGCGACACGCAATTTACGTTCAAAAATCTCTGATAGTCCCAAACCCAGATCTTTGGCAAGATTTCCTACTACAGCGCCCTGTTTCAGTTCTTCTGGGATGCTGTATCGAGTCTGTCCGTCTATTGTACTCcacaagagaaagaaatgatgaCACCAAAGCGCCTGCCATCTCCAGTCTCGGTATCCCATTCTCTTTGTCATCCCTGATTCAGTAAAATACATCATTTACAATCCAGAGGAACAAATAGCATAGAGACAAAATCCATATTCCGAAAGCGTGACATATCCCGTTGAAATTATGCTTGTTCACAgtcaaagataaaaaaaaaggatacgACCTTATATTCCGTGTATATGAACCATTTACCTCCTCTCCTTCCACCCCGAGTATTGTGGTTTTGGTGCTGAAGCTGAGCGGGGGAGGGAGTAGATCTCTTTGTACAGTTCTGAATGCTATTGGTGCACAGCATCCACCCCTCACATCCAATGAGAGGGGAAACTGAGCAGCACTGTTAAAGACACACTATCCCCTTTGtcatgaaagagagagtgaaacaCTGCAAGGAGATGCCAACTAACATTTCCATgactttaataaatgtaaaataaatcgATGTATTGAATACATATCTGTCTCAGTCTGTATATTTTACTGAGACGAAATATATTCaccttgttttttatttatttctaatgaGTACATTTCATAATCTCTTTTTACGTATAAGCCAATAAGTtcagtaaatgtaataagtCAAAATAGTTAAATATGTTAGAAGAATGTTGATGTATTTTCAATGTTATCCCTTTACATTTGAGTAAACGCCTGTCAACAACAACCTATTATCTTGCCCTTTAGGTCAGAGTCGCTGTTCATCGCTATGGTGCTGAAACGCTCAGCTCCAAAAGCCATTTACCATCCAACACAGTCTTCGGGTGAAATTATAACAGCCGCTGTGCCACAAAAGTTATCAATGTAAAGTACAGGTATCAGCAGTTCTAATTTAGTACAACATGTTATCATCAAGAATCTGTTGAGCTGCCTTGGTATTCCGGTAGCTTAAGTAATGATCTTACAAATCTGTATATGCATTGTTCCTATACTCTCTGCTTACCTGCTGGCTCTCAAAGGTCCAGGTGCTGTCAGGTAAAGAAGCATCAAGAACACTGATCACCTCCTTAAAGTCAGTGGTGCTGCTGGGCTTAATCAAAGTAAAATCACTGTACTCTGACATTGGAGACATACAGGATCTGAAGGACTGACTCTGGGACAACATGTCTCCTCCCAGGACCTCCACGTACTTTATAGGCCCATCAGTGTTGAGCTGAATCTGCAGGTTTCTGTTGGGGTTCTTGTAATTATCACAGTCGCTCCGTGTCATGCAGCAACTACCgctgcttctgctgctcctGATGCATTTAACCGCTAAGATGAGAAAAGTCACCAGAGACAGCACGGACACCGAGGCCAGAGAGAGAATCAAATAAAGGGTGATTCTCCCGGTTTTCTTGCTCGGCTCCATCGTTTTCTGTCGGAGGTCCAAGATGGGCTCATGGAGGCCGTCCTCCAGCAGAATGGACACCGTGACTGTGGCGGACTGGACTGGTTCCCCGTCGTCCTTGACCTCTATAAGCAGCCTCTGAGAGGAGTCGTCCTGCTCGGACACAGCGCGTTTAGTCCTCACCTCCCCTGTGTACTGATTAACTGTGAACAGAGAGGCGTCTGTGGCATCCGCCAGTTTGTAGGAGATCCAGGCGTTATGGCCCGAGTCAGCGTCCACGGCCGTCACCTTAGTTACCAGGTGACCCGGTTTAGCGGAGCGGGGCATTCTCTGATGAGAGAGGGAGCCCAGGGCAGCGGAGGAGGGGTAAATAACAGCGGGGGCATTGTCGTTCTGGTCCAGGATAAAAACATGGACAGTAGCGTTGCTGCTGAGAGACGGAGAGCCCTGGTCCTTTGCCTGAACCTGAATCTGAAACACCTTCAGTTTCTCATAGTCAAACGAGTGCATGCTGTAGATGCTGCCGTTATCTGAGTTAATGTAAACATaagaggagacagaaacatcCTGCACTTTAGAGTCCAGTATAGAATAAGAGATTTTAGCGTTTTCACCAAAATCCAGGTCAGATGCTGATACGGAGTACAGTATAGAGCCTGGTACCCCATTCtcttttaaatacacattataaGAGGGCTGAGTGAATACAGGAGGGTTATCATTCACGTCAGAGATGCTGACAGGTATAATTTTCTTactggacagaggaggagagcctGAATCAGTGGCTGTTATCTCAATATTATACTCTGAAAATCTCTCTCGGTCTAAAACACCACTGGTAATTAGTGCataattattagaaaatgacGGTTTCAAACGGAAGGGAATATCTTTTGTGAGCTGTAACATCACTTTACCGTTATCACCGGAGTCAAGGTCTCGTGCTCTGATAAGAGCTACAACTGTGCCTTTCGGTGCGTCCTCTCGTACAGGGTTTGGTTTTGAAGTGAGAACGATTTCTGGGGCATTGTCATTAatatctactactactacttgcACACGACAGTGTCCCTCCATCACAGGAACACCTTTATCTTTTGCCGTAATATCAATTTCATGTATTGCATTGCTTTCATAATCTAACTGTCCTACTAAGAAAATCTCACCTGTACCCGAATGTAAGTGAAATATAGACAATAGAGACTGCGGTGTGTGCTCAGCAAAAGCATATTCAATCTCTCCGTTAACACCCTCATCTGCGTCTGTTGCTTCAACTTTTACTAATACAGAACCAGCGACACTATTTTCAGTCACAGTAACATTATACAGCGCCCTTTTGAAAACAGGCACGTTGTCGTTGTTGTCGAGAACTGTAACTATGATTTTGGTAGTTCCACTTTTCACAGGATTGCCTCCGTCTAAAGCTGTTAATAATAACTGGTGTAcgctttgtttctctctgtcaagTGATTTCTCTAGTACTAGTTCAGGAACCTTTCGATCACCAGACAGGTCTTTCATTCTTAAACTAAAACACTCATCTTTACTCAGAGTGTAAGATTTTACTGAATTACTACCAACGTCCAGGTCTTGTGCTGTTTCTAAAGGAAAGCGTATGCCCGTGGCAGTAGATTCTGCTATCTTTAATGATCGCTCCTCTGTTGAAAAAACCGGAAAGTTGTCATTTATGTCCCGTATCTCTATTTCTATCCGGTGGAGCTGTAGCGGATTCTCTGTTACAACCTGCAAAGGCAACAAACAGCTGGCGCTTTGTCCGCATAACGCCTCTCTGTCTATCCTGTCGTTCACCATCAGCTCGCCCTTCCCCGCATCCACACTGAAATACTGCTTACCAGCCTCAGAGTCAACGCGCAGTTTACGGTCAAAAATGTCTGATAGTCCCAAACCCAGATCTTTGGCAAGATTTCCTACCACAGAACCCTGTTTTAGTTCCTCTGGGATGCTGTATCGAGTCTGTCCGTCTATTGTACTCCACAAGAGAAAGAAATTATGCCACCAAAGCGCCTGCCATCTCCAGTCTCGGTATCCCATTCTCTTTGTCATCTTTGGTCCGTTAGAACACATTATTTCCCATGGAGGTATTCGTCAACATAACCCAAAATTCAAAGCCACTGCCATAATGGACGCTCCAATGTAAATAAATCCTTAAATAATTGGTAATGAAATATATATTCCGGACGTCTTCAAATAATCGCATCTCCTCTCCAGCTCTGAGCACTGTGAGGGTAACTGTGGTGAGATTGAACGGGGGAAAGAGTAGATCTCTTTGTACAGTTCTGTATGCTATTGGTCCACAGCATCCATCTCCGCTATCCAATCACAGAGCGCTAACTGCTCTTAAAGCTACTGCATCCCCCTCAAGGTCTCAATGCACTTTGGCATATGTAACATAAGGAAACCTCAGACATGTGTGATCATTTTCTCTGTAGAAAATTAAGTCAGAATTCAGCTGATGACAAATATAGTGATTATAATTCAAAGACCCAAAGTCCAATGGAGACCGTATTTCCCAAGGGATTGTTAATCACTacaataacatcaataaatcaaCAATCTTAactattttattcataaaatatattttagaaaCATTAAATACCCAAGTTATTATAACGAGTTGTATCCTAGttataaaatgtttgatgaaaaatggaaataaaggcTATGAGCAGTTCATATTAAATTGTGGTCAACATCCTCATTCCTGCAGTTCTTACTGTAGTGAAACATATTCAAAGCAAAATTCTGAACACAATTAATAGATAAGAGTTTTAATATAAGGATACTAAATACTTGCATATTATTTGTCTAATATAATAGTGATTCTTAAACCATCACCACCCCAAAAAAATCTTTGTCGCTATACGCATTGTGGTGATGTATTAAAGACCTAGGAACACGGCTCCATAAGCAGAGGCACTTTTTGAAACGTTAAATATACAGTGAAatcaaaatacataatttataaTTGATTCgacactataataataataataataataataataataataataataataataataataataataaataaaaaaagtttgacattaTTTATCACGTtagttcagatttttttatcataatgttttatttcacgCAATGAAATTAATATAATTGCAATAATGTGCATAACATTTCTACTGTTATCTGCTCACCTGCTGGCTCTCAAAGGTCCAGGTGCTGTCAGGTAAAGAAGCATCAAGAACACTGATCACCTCCTTAAAGTCAGTGGTGCTGCTGGGCTTAATCAAAGTGAAATCACTGTACTCTGACATTGGAGACATACAGGACCTGAAGGACTGACTCTGAGACAGCATGTCTCCTCCCAGGACCTCCACGTACTTTATAGGCCCATCAGTGTTGAGCTGAATCTGCAGGTTTCTGTTGGGGTTCTTATAATCATCACAGTCGCTCCGTGTCATGCAGCAACTGCCgctgcttctgctgctcctGATGCATTTAACCGCTAAAATGAGAAAAGTCACCAGAGACAGCACGGACACCGAGGCCAGAGAGAGAATCAAATAAAGGGTGATTCTCCCGGTTTTCTTGCTCGGCTCCATCGTTTTCTGTCGGAGGTCCAAGATGGGCTCATGGAGGCCGTCCTCCAGCAGGATGGACACAGTGACTGTGGCGGACTGGACAGGTTCCCCATCGTCCTTGACCTCTATAAGCAGCCTCTGAGAGGAGTCGTCCTGCTCGGACACAGCGCGTTTAGTCCTCACCTCCCCTGTGTACTGATTAACTGTGAACAGAGAGGCGTCTGTGGCA
This window harbors:
- the LOC133985674 gene encoding protocadherin gamma-C5-like isoform X1 gives rise to the protein MDSRQRKRSRGGRQLSRLCFYLACLSCASAQLSYSVSEELSPGSIVGNIAKDLTLTIQRIVQRRLRVVSESNTQYFEVKQATGDLVIKQKIDREQLCESSATCSLHLEILLEDPLEIQRVVVDILDVNDNAPLFSTSNISLEISEAAVPGTRFRLESAHDPDVGTNSLRTYHLAANDFFTLNVETKSDGSKFPELVVDKALDRETQASFRLLLTAVDGGQPEKSGSTLMLIKILDVNDNVPVFDEPVRKVSLLENVALGTLVTKLNATDADSGHNGEISFLFSKYTPERVLKLFSVDPKSGEIRVKGDVDYEKGNAYHITVQARDGGSPAMEGSCNVIVDITDVNDNKPEVTLTKLTSPIKEDSTPETVIALISARDLDSGMNGKVTLSVQQGLPFKLNSAFGMHYSLTTAGKLDRETVPEYTVVIKATDAGSPPLSSQTTFVVKIADVNDNAPIFSQPSYSVDIPENNAPSTPITTVLATDPDLGDNARITYSILPSMVQGSTISSYVYINPESGHIYSMRSLDHEQLNAFRIEVQARDAGVPVLTTNITVHVFVVDTNDNAPVIVHPAYPKDKGLQLTVPPSAGPGYLVNKLVGVDADSGHNAWLFYSIAPGPNAGMFRIGAHTGELRTARKWAEEEEDSTYDIVIIIQDNGDPPKSTSVNITVTVDEKATANDAPISPHHTPFYHRTGMSDITLYLIISLACVSAVSFITFVILMVRCLRHRGPGLGGVDCCCYDNHRSSRYHQRPSKDLHLQLNTDGPIRYMEVVGGPQDPHTRTYRPCYSTISSRSDFVFMKTPMLSHNNTLNMTLSRKHLMNSASEQKPPNNDWRFTQGQRPGPSGPHMPYGTHIRWTPKDGTRAAGGPEVAMGTGPWPQPPTEAEQLQALMAAANVSEATATLGPGTMGLSTRYSPQFTLQHVPDYRQNVYIPGSTATLTSNPQQQQQQQQATAQQATQQALPPPQASGQPEPPKAAQTPASKKKSTKKEKK
- the LOC133985674 gene encoding protocadherin gamma-C5-like isoform X2; the protein is MDSRQRKRSRGGRQLSRLCFYLACLSCASAQLSYSVSEELSPGSIVGNIAKDLTLTIQRIVQRRLRVVSESNTQYFEVKQATGDLVIKQKIDREQLCESSATCSLHLEILLEDPLEIQRVVVDILDVNDNAPLFSTSNISLEISEAAVPGTRFRLESAHDPDVGTNSLRTYHLAANDFFTLNVETKSDGSKFPELVVDKALDRETQASFRLLLTAVDGGQPEKSGSTLMLIKILDVNDNVPVFDEPVRKVSLLENVALGTLVTKLNATDADSGHNGEISFLFSKYTPERVLKLFSVDPKSGEIRVKGDVDYEKGNAYHITVQARDGGSPAMEGSCNVIVDITDVNDNKPEVTLTKLTSPIKEDSTPETVIALISARDLDSGMNGKVTLSVQQGLPFKLNSAFGMHYSLTTAGKLDRETVPEYTVVIKATDAGSPPLSSQTTFVVKIADVNDNAPIFSQPSYSVDIPENNAPSTPITTVLATDPDLGDNARITYSILPSMVQGSTISSYVYINPESGHIYSMRSLDHEQLNAFRIEVQARDAGVPVLTTNITVHVFVVDTNDNAPVIVHPAYPKDKGLQLTVPPSAGPGYLVNKLVGVDADSGHNAWLFYSIAPGPNAGMFRIGAHTGELRTARKWAEEEEDSTYDIVIIIQDNGDPPKSTSVNITVTVDEKATANDAPISPHHTPFYHRTGMSDITLYLIISLACVSAVSFITFVILMVRCLRHRGPGLGGVDCCCYDNHRSSRYHQRPSKDLHLQLNTDGPIRYMEVVGGPQDPHTRTYRPCYSTISSRSDFVFMKTPMLSHNNTLNMTLSRKHLMNSASEQKPPNNDWRFTQGQRPGPSGAAGGPEVAMGTGPWPQPPTEAEQLQALMAAANVSEATATLGPGTMGLSTRYSPQFTLQHVPDYRQNVYIPGSTATLTSNPQQQQQQQQATAQQATQQALPPPQASGQPEPPKAAQTPASKKKSTKKEKK